The following coding sequences lie in one Caproicibacterium argilliputei genomic window:
- a CDS encoding GH1 family beta-glucosidase, whose product MGFPKEFIWGAATAAYQVEGAWNEGGRGLSIWDAFCHQSGHIFEGHTADTACDHYHRFREDVQLMKQLGIRAYRFSISWPRILPNGTGSVNEAGIRFYEELADELLQNGITPYATLYHWDYPYALHQRGGWLNPESPAWFAAYTRVVAQRLGGKIKHFFTLNEPQCFIGLGYENGEHAPGLHCSRKDCLQMAHHVLLAHGRAVQVLRDVIPGVQVGYAPTGSSFYPATDAPEDVEAARKATFDVPERWTFSISWWSDPVLLGQYPEAGVRMFGQDMPQIGKQDLQLISQPLDFYGQNIYNSAPVRADGNGGYVCVPRPVGYARTAFDWPVTPQSLYWEPKFLYERYRTPIVITENGMSCHDAVSLDGQVHDPNRVDFLQRYLRELRRGIEEGTDVRGYFHWSLMDNFEWTRGYGERFGLIYVDFATQKRTPKDSFYAYQRVISENGKTL is encoded by the coding sequence ATGGGATTTCCAAAAGAATTCATTTGGGGCGCGGCTACCGCGGCCTATCAGGTGGAGGGTGCATGGAACGAGGGCGGGCGCGGTCTGTCCATCTGGGATGCGTTCTGCCATCAGTCCGGCCATATTTTTGAGGGGCACACAGCCGACACCGCCTGCGACCACTATCACCGCTTTCGGGAGGATGTGCAGCTGATGAAGCAGCTGGGCATTCGGGCCTATCGCTTTTCCATCAGCTGGCCGCGGATTCTGCCCAACGGTACCGGCAGCGTCAATGAGGCGGGCATTCGCTTTTATGAGGAGCTGGCGGATGAACTGCTGCAGAACGGCATTACGCCGTATGCTACGCTGTACCATTGGGATTACCCCTACGCGCTGCACCAGCGCGGCGGCTGGCTCAACCCGGAAAGCCCGGCGTGGTTTGCGGCATACACACGCGTGGTGGCACAGCGGCTAGGCGGAAAAATCAAGCACTTTTTCACCTTGAATGAGCCGCAGTGCTTCATTGGTCTTGGCTATGAAAATGGCGAGCACGCCCCCGGCCTGCACTGCAGCCGGAAGGACTGCCTGCAGATGGCACACCATGTGCTGCTGGCGCACGGCCGCGCGGTGCAGGTGCTGCGGGATGTGATTCCCGGCGTGCAGGTGGGGTATGCGCCGACCGGTTCCAGTTTTTATCCGGCAACAGACGCGCCGGAAGATGTGGAGGCGGCTCGTAAGGCCACGTTTGACGTGCCGGAGCGGTGGACGTTTTCCATCAGCTGGTGGAGCGACCCGGTGCTGCTGGGGCAGTATCCGGAAGCAGGCGTTAGAATGTTCGGGCAGGATATGCCGCAGATCGGCAAGCAGGATCTGCAGCTGATTTCGCAGCCGCTGGATTTTTACGGGCAGAATATTTATAATTCCGCACCGGTGCGGGCAGACGGAAACGGCGGGTATGTCTGCGTGCCGCGTCCGGTTGGGTATGCGCGCACCGCGTTTGACTGGCCGGTGACACCGCAGAGCCTGTACTGGGAGCCGAAGTTTTTGTATGAACGGTACCGCACGCCGATTGTGATTACCGAAAACGGAATGTCCTGCCACGATGCGGTTTCTCTGGACGGGCAGGTGCACGACCCGAACCGTGTGGATTTCCTACAGCGCTATCTGCGGGAGCTGCGCCGTGGTATAGAAGAAGGCACGGATGTGCGTGGTTATTTTCACTGGAGCCTGATGGATAACTTTGAGTGGACGCGCGGCTATGGGGAGCGCTTTGGCTTGATTTATGTAGATTTTGCCACACAAAAGCGCACGCCGAAAGACAGTTTTTACGCATACCAGCGCGTGATTTCGGAAAACGGGAAAACGCTTTAA
- a CDS encoding LacI family DNA-binding transcriptional regulator, with protein sequence MGTTTKELEETQTKDSAVLHIGAVLPNLRSNFLSRLMNALILQAEQNRCRVQIALHDKDPQQEYRLIRRMAAERPDALLLCPINQGARFEQFLKRLAIPTAAVGNYISPDFPFISSDEKQAAVDAVALLAAKGYRKLVFVCPQLAVRAHENIHTHEQRTYGFIEATHKQNLEAIIVGTADFLTELDMVLQNGGPRTAILASGDTCALQVMQHLQKKGLRVPADIGVMGFGNIDALQYIHPSLATVSRDLEAAGRASADVLQALMENRPAAAETLLPCHVIDGGTL encoded by the coding sequence ATGGGAACCACAACCAAAGAACTGGAAGAAACACAAACAAAGGACAGCGCCGTTCTGCACATCGGCGCTGTCCTTCCAAACCTGCGCAGCAACTTTCTCTCCCGCCTGATGAACGCTCTGATTCTGCAGGCGGAGCAGAACCGCTGCCGTGTGCAGATTGCCCTGCACGACAAAGATCCACAGCAGGAGTACCGGCTGATTCGCCGCATGGCCGCCGAACGCCCCGATGCCCTGCTGCTCTGCCCCATCAATCAAGGTGCCCGTTTCGAACAGTTTCTGAAGCGGCTTGCCATACCCACAGCCGCTGTCGGAAATTACATTTCGCCGGACTTTCCGTTCATCTCCTCCGACGAAAAGCAGGCGGCAGTCGATGCGGTGGCGCTTCTGGCTGCCAAAGGCTACCGCAAGCTTGTTTTTGTCTGCCCGCAGCTCGCGGTGCGCGCGCACGAAAACATTCATACGCACGAACAGCGCACCTACGGTTTCATTGAAGCCACACACAAGCAAAATCTGGAAGCCATCATCGTCGGCACGGCGGATTTTCTGACAGAGTTGGACATGGTACTGCAGAATGGCGGGCCACGCACCGCCATTCTTGCCTCCGGCGACACCTGCGCCCTGCAGGTCATGCAGCATCTGCAAAAAAAAGGGCTGCGCGTTCCGGCAGACATCGGTGTGATGGGATTTGGAAATATTGATGCGCTGCAGTATATTCACCCCTCGCTCGCCACGGTATCCCGCGACTTGGAGGCGGCGGGCCGCGCTTCCGCCGACGTTTTGC